CGCAAGGATTCCGGATCCAGCCCTGCCACGCGCAGACGGTCACGGTGCTGGTGCCCCCGTTCGATGGTGAGCAGGCGGCGTTGGTCGCGCTGCTGGCCGACGGTGCCGCCTGGTCCACCTCGTCGTTGGCGCTGGCGGTGGGCGCCAGCCAACGCAGCGTGCAGCGTGCGCTGGCCGAGCTGCAGGCCGCGGGGCAGGTCCACACCCGGGGGCGTGGCCGGGCGCAGCGCTGGCGGTCGGTGCCGCTGGCCGGTTTCACGACGATTTTGTTACTCCCTGCCGCGCTGCCGATTGGCTAGTGTCGCTGGCAGGCACCGCCTTCCACGGGCCAGGAGACTGCAACGATGAACACGGACACCTTGGGTACCGCTGCCCCCGTAGAGGCCGCCGAACTGGTGCGCGAATACGGCCCGTTCGCCGGCTCGGACTGCGTCAACGGCGTCAGCTTCGACGGGCACCACGTATGGGCGGCCACCGGTGCTGCGCTGGTGGCGTTCGACCCGGACAGCGGCGACGCGGTACGCACCCTGGCACTGCCCTGCGATGCCGGCACCGCCTTCGACGGCACCCACCTGTACCAGATCGCCGGCGCGCGCATCGACCGGATCGATCCGCGCAGCGGCGAGGTGCTGGCGTCGATCCCCGCACCGGGCGGCGGCACCGACTCCGGCATGGCCTGGGCCGAAGGCAGCCTCTGGGTGGGGCAATACCGGCAGCGCCGCATCCACCAGGTCGACCCGGCCACCGGCAGCATCCTGCGCACGATCGCGTCGGACCGCTTCGTGACCGGCGTGACCTGGGTGGACGGCGAACTCTGGCACGGGACCGACGAGGCGGGGCAGAGCGACATCCGCCGCATCGACCCGGCCAGCGGCGCGGTGCAGCACCGCCTGCAGATGCCGGACGGACGCGGCGTCAGTGGATTGGAGTCCGACGGTGCCGGGCTGTTCTACTGCGGCGCCGGCCACGGCAGGGTGTGCGCGGTGAAGCGCCCGGCGCCCGCACAAACGTGACTCATTCGCATTTGCGGGGTAGCATGGCGCGCCTTCCGCCCCGGCCCCTGCGTCCGTCGCATGACCACCAACGCCTCCGCCCTCACCGAGATGCTGATCCGCGAACGCCCGGCGTTGCTGCGCCTGGTGCAGCGCATCCTGGGCAATGACGGCGGCGCCGAGGACGTGATCCAGGCGATCTGGTTCAAGGCGCGCGGGGTGGACAGCGGCCAGGCCATCGACAACCCGCGGGCCTATCTGTACCGGCTGGCCACCAACCTGGCCACCGACCACGGGCGTGAGCGCACCCGCCGCGCGCGCCTGCTGGCCGAGCATTACCTGTGGGGACCGGACGAAGTGCTGTCGACCGAAGAACAGGCGATGGCCCAGGACGAACTGCAGCGTGTGCTCGCCGCCGCCGAGCACCTGCCCGAGCCAACCCGCACCATCTTCCGGCTCAACCGCCTGCAGGGAATGACCCAGGCCGACGTGGCCAAGCGCCTCAAGGTGTCGGTGACGACCGTGGAGAACCACGTGCGCGCTGCCCTGCAGCGCCTGGCCTGGGCCCGCAACGGGCGCTGATGGCGCCCGCGCGCGTCATGGCATTGGGGAACCGCACCCGCCATTCGTCTTGATCATACTGGGGCGGTGTCGCGTGCCCCGCTTCCGTCCCTTGCCGGTGGCATTGCCCCCGACCGCGCCACCCCGCCAGCCATGAGCCCGCCGCACATCGATCCGCTTCCGCCGCCGTCCGCATCCACCGAGTCTGTCGCCGTCCAGGCGCAGGCGTGGATCGCGTGGCTGGCCTCCGGCACGGTGGATGACACCGGCATGCAGGCCTTCGAGCGGTGGCTGGCCGCGCCGGGCCACCGGCGCGTGTTCGAACGCGAACGCCAGCTCTGGCGCAGCGTGGGGCCACGGCCGCAGGCCACCCTCGCGCCGCCGCGCCGGCGTGCGCGGGTGCGCCGCTGGTCGCTGGCCGCTGCGGCGGTGCTGGCGCTGGCCTGGGTGGCACCGGATGCGTGGCTGCGGCTGCAATCGGACCACCGCACCGGTACCGGCATCGCCGAGGTCGCGCTGCCTGACGGCAGCCGCGCCGTGCTGGATGCCGATTCGGCCATTGCCGTGCAGTTCGATGGCCAGGTGCGCCGCATCGCGCTGTTGCGCGGTCGTGCCTGGTTCCAGGTGGCGCCCGGCCAGCCGCAGCGGTTTGAAGTGCGCGCGCAGGGCGGGGTGGTCGAGGATATTTCCACCGCGTTTGCGGTATCCAGCGACGCCACCGGCGTGCAGGCCGATGTGGAACAGGGCCAGGTGCGGGTGGCGGCCAGCGACGGCGGTGGCTGGACCTGGCTGCAGGCCGGGCAGCGTGCCGCATTCGCGCCCGGTGGCCGCGTGCAGCGGCTGGCCGACGAGGCGCGCGACCGGATCGCGGCATGGCGGCAGGGCGAACTGCTGCTCGACGAAGTGGGCGTTGCCGAGGCGGTCCAGCGCATCGGGCGCTATCGGCGTGGCCCCACCTTCATCCGCGGCGACCTGGCGCAGCTGCCGGCGATCAACGCGGCGTTCCGCATCGACCGGCCCGAACAGGCGCTGGACGCACTGGCCGGCAGTGCCGGCCTGCGCGTCACCCGCCTGCCGATGGGCGTGGCGATCGTGCAGGTCGACGCCCGCAAGTAGCGGCGCGCGCTGCCGAACGAAATGGGTCTTGGGGTTGTCGCCGCCCCAGTCGTCTCACCCCCCGAACGTACCCGCCGCCGCCACGTACTTCGCAGCGCCCGCACACCGTATGCGGGGACGTCGCTTCTGCGATATCGCCTTCTCGACAGGTTCCATCATGCGCATCACCTCCTCCCCGGGCCGTTCTCCGCGTCCGTCCCGCCTCTGCATCGCCTTGCTGGCCGCCGGCCTGGTGGCCGCGCCTGCATTCCCGGCGATGGCCCAGGCCAGCACGCCGCGTGCCGCCGCCGTGCATCGCTTCGATATTCCCGCCCAGCCGCTGGCCGACGCACTGCGCACCTACATGCGCCAGTCCGGCGTGCAGGTGGCCTGGCCGGCAGCGCTCACCGAGGGCGTGCGCTCCAGCGCGGTCAGCGGCGACCTCGATGCGCAGCGGGCCCTGCAGCAGCTGCTGCGTGGCAGTGGTCTGGTGATGCGCAGCGTCGGGTCCGATGCGGTGACCCTGGAACCAGCCGCCACCGCCAGCCGCGAGGACGGCGTGATCGTCACCGACGCGCTGCGGGTGGCCGGTGAGCAGTCCGGCGACGGCGGCAGCGATGCCGCACGTGCGCTGGATGTGTACCGCACCGCCGGCTCCAGCGTGTACGTGCCGCGCGCCACGATCGAACGCTTCCGCGGCACGTCCGCGGCCGACATTGTCAAGGGCGTGGTCGGCGTCACCGCCGGCGACCCGCGTACCGCCAACGCGCTGGACCTCAACATCCGCGGCATCCAGGGCCAGAGCCGCATCCCGGTGATCATCGACGGTGGCCAGTCCAGCATGGACACCTACCGGGGCTACGCCGGCCAGTCGCAGCGCACCTACCTGGACCCGGACCTGATCTCCAGCCTCACCGTGACCAAGGGCCCCAGCCTGGGCGCCAACGCGTCCGGCGGCATCGGCGGCGTGGTCGAGATGGAAACGTTGAAGATCGGCGACGTGCTGCGCGAGGGCCAGGACGTCGGCCTGCGCGTACGCAGCGGCGTGTCCAACGGCAGCGCACGCGATGTGCCGGCGTATGGCGCTGCGCCGCGCAGCAACCGCAACAGCCTGGGCGGGCAGTTCTTCAACATCGCCGGTGGCAAGCACTGGGATGCGTTCGACCTGGTGGCCGCCTATGCCTGGCGTGACACCGGCAACTACTACGGCGGCAAGCACGGCTACGACGACTTCCCGCAGACCCGGCGCACGCTGGCCCCGTTGAATCCGCCCAACACCGAAGTGTTCAACACCTCGTCCAAGTCCAACTCGGTGCTGTTGAAGGGCACCTGGCGCATCGACGACACCCAGACCCTGGAAGCGGGCTACCGCCATTACAGCGGTCGCCAGGGCGAGATCATGGCCTCGCAGATCATCCGCGTGGACCGTGATCGCGTGCCGCAGTGGGAGCCGGGCAGTGTCGACATGGATGCCTACAACCTGCGCTACCGATTCAACCCGGGCAACGACCGCGTCGACCTCAAGGCCAACCTCTGGTACACCGACGCCGACAGCCTGATGTACAACGGCCTGACCGGCATCACCCCGTGGTACTTCGATCGCCGCACCGAGTGGTATGACGGCCCGAGCTTCAATACCGACCCGGGCTACAAGGACGCCTACCGCAACAGCATGCAGCAGCAGCGTCTCGGGTTCGACGTGTCCAACACGACCCACCTGGTGACCGATGCCGCGGGGGTGTTCACCTTCGACTACGGCCTGTCCTTCAGCGACGAGGACGTCGGGCCCGGCAAGAATGCGCCGATCATGCACGACGACCTGATCAACAACCGTTTTCTGCGCAACGCCGACCGCAAGGAATACAGCGCGGTGGCCTCGATGAAGTGGCAGCCCGACGACAATTGGGAAGTGCTGCTGGGCGGGCGCTTCAACCGCGTCAGCGTGCACGACCGCAACCGTCTGGCCACGCCGGACGGTGAGGAAGTGATCGGTCAGTACCGCTACACCCAGCTGCTGGACGGCAACCCGGCGCTGCCGGCCTGGCGTGCCAAGCGCATCGCCATGCTCAACTGGTACCCCGATGCGAACGGGCAGTTCACCGAAGCGTCGCTGCTGGCCTCGCCGTACAAGAAGGGCACCGTGGCCGACATCACCGGCTGGAACTTCCATGACATGACCGAGGCCGAGGACCTGATCGTGCCGACCAGCTGGACGTGGTCGCAGCCGATCCGCCGTACCGACCATGCCTTCATGCCGACTGCCAGCGTCACCTACCACTTCAACGACGACAGCATGGTCTACGTGAAGTACGCCGAAGGCGTGAAGCTGCCGAGCCTGTTCGAAAGCACGCTGGGCCTGTTCACCGCCGCCAAGCCGATCGGGGGCGAACTCAAGCCCGAACGCGCCGGCACCTGGGAAATCGGCGCCAGCACGGTCCGGCAGGGGCTGTTCACCGACGGCGATACGGCGGCGTTCAAGCTGGCCTACTTCAACACCCGCATCGATGACCTGATTACCCGCGACTACCGCACGCTGTCGGCCGGCTACATCCGCAACATCGACCGCTTCAAGGTATCGGGCATGGAATTCCAGTCCAGCTACGATGCCGGCAAAGTGTTCGCCGACCTGTCCGCGCACTATTACTTCGAAGCCAAGACCTGCGCGCCGGACATCGCCGCCGAGCGCCGTACCTACGGCGTGCAGCGCAGGATCGAAGAACTGGCCAATACCCCCGACTGCGTTGATGGCGGCTTTGAGGGTTCCTACAGCAACACGCAGAACCCGCCGCGCTACACCGTCAACCTGACCCTGGGCTCACGCCTGTTCGACGAACGGCTCAGCTTCGGCACCCGGGTGATCCACAACGCTGGTCCGATCAGCAAGCTGGACAAGGAATGGAACGTCGGCCTGTCGGCGATCCAGCAGCTGTACCGCCCGGCCACCGTGGTGGACCTGTTCGCCAGTTGGCAGGCCAGCGAGCAGTTCGCGGTGGACCTCAATGTCGACAACCTCACCGACCGCTACTACCTGGATCCCCTGGCGCTGGGCGTAATGCCGGCACCGGGCCGGATCGTGCGGCTGGCGCTGACCTGGCGCTACTGAGGGTGAGGTGATGTGCCCCACGGGGGCCGGCAACTGCCGGCCCCCGTGTTCGTTTCAGGCGCCGGTCTGCTGCGCCACCGCGTCGGCATGCAGGGCCTCGCCCAGTTCATCGACGATGATCGCCCAGTCCGCATCGGACTTGAGCTGCTCGGCCAGGAACTGGCGCTGGCCATCATTCCAGTACGGCGCCTCGACCAGGGCCACCTCGGCGGGCAGCTGGTGGTCAACGATGAAGCGCGCGATCGCCGCGTCGCTCGCGTCCAGGCCCAGCTGCAGGAACAGGTTGGTCATGCGCGGTTCGGTGGTGATCATCATGGCGGGGTGCTCCTCAAGAATGTGCCGTCATTATCGGTGCAGCCGCGTGAGGCCGACATCGCCGGATCGGGTAGGGGTGGCCGGCCGCGCAACCAGGCTTGGGGTTGCCGCCGTGGCAGACGTCTCAATCGGGAAACCTGCGCACGGCCTGTTCCCGGGGCCTGCGCGGGCTGCATTCCCCATTGCCCAGCACGAGCGCCATGACCGTCATCGATACCCTTGAAGCCACCCGCAGCCAGCGCCTGAAGGCCGCCACCCGCGACAGCCACGGCGCGCTGGACAAGCGCATCATGGCCGGCGACATCTTCGCCAGCCGCGGCCAGTTCGCGCGTTTCCTGCGCGTGCAGTACCGCTTCCATCGCGATATCGACGCGCTCTACGCCAACGCCGCGCTTGACGCCCTGCTGCCTGACCTGGAGGCACGCCGCCGGCTGCCGCTGATCGCGCGCGACCTCGCCGACCTTGAACAGATCCTGCCGGCCCCGGTCCCGATGCGGCTGGACCCGGACCTGGCGCTGCCAGCCGCGCTGGGCTGGCTGTACGTGGCCGAAGGCTCCAACCTGGGCGGCACCATCCTGTGCAAGATGGCCGCCAGACTGGGGCTGGATGCCGGTTTCGGTGCACGCCACCTGGCCGCGCACCCCGTCGGTGCGGCACGCCATTGGCGCGAGTTCACCGCCGCGCTCGACGGGGTGGTGCTGGACGACGCGCAGGAACAGCAGGTCATCGATGCCGCCGATGCGGCGTTCCGCAGCGTGCACGGACACGTCGAACTCGAGTTCGACGCGCGCTGATGCGCTGGCTGTGGTTCTGCCTGGGCTGGGTGATGGTGGCGCTGGGCGTGATCGGCGCGCTGCTGCCGGTGATGCCCACCACCATCTTCCTGATCCTGGCGGTGGGCTGTTTCGCCCGCAGCTCGCCACGCTTCGAACGCAAGCTGCTCGACCACCCCCGTTACGGCCCGGCCTTGCGCCTGTGGCGCGAGCAGGGCGCGGTGAGCCGCAAGGGCAAGGCCTTTGCGGCCGGCGGCATGGCGTTCGGCTTTGTGATGTTCTGCTGGGGCGCGCATCCGTCGTGGCGGCTGCTGCTGGGCGTGGGCGCGTTCTTCATTGCCAGCGCGGCCTACGTGCTGACGCGACCGTCGCCGCGCCTGCCGCCCACGCCCGAGTGAGCCTGTCCCTTGTTCCGGCGCGCGTTGCCGCAACGCCGCGCCCTCTTTCCTGATGAGCATGACCATGACTGTGTTGCTTCCCTTCGCCATCGCCGCCCCGGCACCTGCACTGACGCCATGGGGCATGTACCTGGCCGCCGACGTGGTGGTCAAAGCGGTGATGATCGGCTTGGCCGTCGCCTCGGTGGCCACCTGGACGGTGCTGCTGGCCAAGGGCTGGGAACTGGCACGCGAGCGCCGCCATCTGCTGCAGGCGCGCGCGCTGCTGCTGGAGAGCGTGCAGCTGCCGGACCCACAGCTCGACCCGCGCCTGCAGGAAGAACCCGTGCGCCTGTTGCTGGAGGCCGCGCGTACCGAGCTGCGGCTGTCGCCGCACGGCGGCGATCCGGCGGGGGTGAAGGAACGGGTCGGCTCACGCCTGGAGCGTATCGAACTGGCCTGTGCGCGGCAGGCGCGGCGCGGCATCGGCGTACTCGCCAGCATCGGCGCGATCGCGCCCTTCGTAGGCCTGTTCGGCACCGTGTGGGGGATCATGAACAGCTTCGTCGGTATCGCCCAGTCCAACACCACCAACCTGGCCGTGGTGGCGCCCGGCATCGCCGAAGCGTTGCTGGCCACCGCGCTGGGGCTGGTGGCGGCCATTCCCGCGGTGGTGATCTACAACCACTTCACCCGGGTGCTGGCCGGCCTGCGCGCGCTGCTGGGCGACCTGTCGGCGGCCGTGCAGCAGCTGGTGTCGCGCGACCTGGACCGCGCGGCAGTGCATGCCGGCCCGGTGCTGGCGCGCGCTGCGCACTGAGGCTTTGACATGGCACTCCGTACCGCACGCCACGACGACGACGCGCTGGAAGAAACCCACGCGATCAACGTCACCCCTTTCATCGACGTGATGCTGGTGCTGCTGATCATCTTCATGGTCGCCGCACCGCTGGCCACCGTGGACACCGCCGTGGACCTGCCGGCCAGCAGCGCGCGCCCGCAACCGCGCGAGAACGAGCCGGTGTTCCTGACCGTGCAGGCCGACCTTTCGTTGCGGGTGAACGATGCCGCCGTTACCACCGACGCACTGCCAGCCGCATTGCAGCGGCTGACCGGCGGCGACCGTGAGCAGCGCATCTACCTGCGCGCCGACCGCCAGGTGGCCTATGGCGACCTGATGCAGACCATGAACGCGCTGCGTGCGGCCGGCTACCTCAAGGTGGCCCTGGTCGGGCTGGAACAGCCCGCGCCATGAGCGCAGGCCGTGCAGGGCATGCACGCTGGGCCGGCAGCCTTGGCATCGTGCTGGCCATCTACGCGATCAGCATCGCGGCCACGCTGTGGTGGATCGGGCGCGCGCCTCCCGCACCGGCCAGCGCGCCGCCGGAAGCGCTGATGGTGGAGCTGGCACCGGTCGCCGAAGCGCCGCCGGTGCCGCCCACCGACATCGCGCAGGGGCCCTCGCAGCAGGAACAGCACCGCCCCACGCCGGAACCGCGCCCGGTGCGCGCGCTGGCGCTGCCCCCGCAGCCGCACCCGGACGGTGAGGCGGTAGCGCAGCGCACGCCGCCGCCCACCGAGCAGACGCCCGCGGACGCCCACAATGTGGACCAGACCCTGGCTCCGCCGGACGTACAGGCGAAGGCCACGCAACGCTACGCGGCGCCGCAGACGATGGCCGGCCAGCGCAGTGACGCGCAGGTCACCTGGCAGGGGCTGCTGCTGGGCCATCTGGAGCAGCACCGGCGCTATCCACGCGGGGCCGAGCGCCTGCGCCAACAAGGCGTGGCCTATGTGCGCTTTGCGGTGGACCGGCAGGGCAATGCGCGCAACATCCGCATTGGCCAGAGCAGTGGGCATCCGTTGCTGGATGCCGAAACGCTGGACACCGTGCGCCGCGGCAGCCCGGTGCCGGCGCCGCCGCCGGAGATCGGCGGCGACCCGGTGGAGGTGATGGTGCCGGTGGCGTTCTTCATCCGCCGGCGCTGACCCCGGTAACGCCCGGCCATGGGCCGGGCGACGGTGTGCCTACAGCAGCGGCACCAGCAACAGCGCGACGATGTTGATGATCTTGATCAACGGATTGATCGCCGGGCCCGCCGTGTCCTTGTACGGATCACCCACGGTGTCGCCGGTGACGGCCGCCTTGTGCGCCTCGCTGCCCTTGCCGCCGAAGTGGCCATCTTCGATGTACTTCTTGGCGTTGTCCCACGCGCCACCGCCGGTGGTCATCGAGATCGCCACGAACAGGCCGGTGACGATGGTGCCGA
This is a stretch of genomic DNA from Stenotrophomonas rhizophila. It encodes these proteins:
- a CDS encoding RNA polymerase sigma factor, producing the protein MTTNASALTEMLIRERPALLRLVQRILGNDGGAEDVIQAIWFKARGVDSGQAIDNPRAYLYRLATNLATDHGRERTRRARLLAEHYLWGPDEVLSTEEQAMAQDELQRVLAAAEHLPEPTRTIFRLNRLQGMTQADVAKRLKVSVTTVENHVRAALQRLAWARNGR
- a CDS encoding YbaN family protein; the protein is MRWLWFCLGWVMVALGVIGALLPVMPTTIFLILAVGCFARSSPRFERKLLDHPRYGPALRLWREQGAVSRKGKAFAAGGMAFGFVMFCWGAHPSWRLLLGVGAFFIASAAYVLTRPSPRLPPTPE
- a CDS encoding PQQ-binding-like beta-propeller repeat protein, which encodes MNTDTLGTAAPVEAAELVREYGPFAGSDCVNGVSFDGHHVWAATGAALVAFDPDSGDAVRTLALPCDAGTAFDGTHLYQIAGARIDRIDPRSGEVLASIPAPGGGTDSGMAWAEGSLWVGQYRQRRIHQVDPATGSILRTIASDRFVTGVTWVDGELWHGTDEAGQSDIRRIDPASGAVQHRLQMPDGRGVSGLESDGAGLFYCGAGHGRVCAVKRPAPAQT
- the exbB gene encoding tonB-system energizer ExbB, which encodes MSMTMTVLLPFAIAAPAPALTPWGMYLAADVVVKAVMIGLAVASVATWTVLLAKGWELARERRHLLQARALLLESVQLPDPQLDPRLQEEPVRLLLEAARTELRLSPHGGDPAGVKERVGSRLERIELACARQARRGIGVLASIGAIAPFVGLFGTVWGIMNSFVGIAQSNTTNLAVVAPGIAEALLATALGLVAAIPAVVIYNHFTRVLAGLRALLGDLSAAVQQLVSRDLDRAAVHAGPVLARAAH
- a CDS encoding biliverdin-producing heme oxygenase; translated protein: MTVIDTLEATRSQRLKAATRDSHGALDKRIMAGDIFASRGQFARFLRVQYRFHRDIDALYANAALDALLPDLEARRRLPLIARDLADLEQILPAPVPMRLDPDLALPAALGWLYVAEGSNLGGTILCKMAARLGLDAGFGARHLAAHPVGAARHWREFTAALDGVVLDDAQEQQVIDAADAAFRSVHGHVELEFDAR
- a CDS encoding TonB-dependent receptor; this encodes MRITSSPGRSPRPSRLCIALLAAGLVAAPAFPAMAQASTPRAAAVHRFDIPAQPLADALRTYMRQSGVQVAWPAALTEGVRSSAVSGDLDAQRALQQLLRGSGLVMRSVGSDAVTLEPAATASREDGVIVTDALRVAGEQSGDGGSDAARALDVYRTAGSSVYVPRATIERFRGTSAADIVKGVVGVTAGDPRTANALDLNIRGIQGQSRIPVIIDGGQSSMDTYRGYAGQSQRTYLDPDLISSLTVTKGPSLGANASGGIGGVVEMETLKIGDVLREGQDVGLRVRSGVSNGSARDVPAYGAAPRSNRNSLGGQFFNIAGGKHWDAFDLVAAYAWRDTGNYYGGKHGYDDFPQTRRTLAPLNPPNTEVFNTSSKSNSVLLKGTWRIDDTQTLEAGYRHYSGRQGEIMASQIIRVDRDRVPQWEPGSVDMDAYNLRYRFNPGNDRVDLKANLWYTDADSLMYNGLTGITPWYFDRRTEWYDGPSFNTDPGYKDAYRNSMQQQRLGFDVSNTTHLVTDAAGVFTFDYGLSFSDEDVGPGKNAPIMHDDLINNRFLRNADRKEYSAVASMKWQPDDNWEVLLGGRFNRVSVHDRNRLATPDGEEVIGQYRYTQLLDGNPALPAWRAKRIAMLNWYPDANGQFTEASLLASPYKKGTVADITGWNFHDMTEAEDLIVPTSWTWSQPIRRTDHAFMPTASVTYHFNDDSMVYVKYAEGVKLPSLFESTLGLFTAAKPIGGELKPERAGTWEIGASTVRQGLFTDGDTAAFKLAYFNTRIDDLITRDYRTLSAGYIRNIDRFKVSGMEFQSSYDAGKVFADLSAHYYFEAKTCAPDIAAERRTYGVQRRIEELANTPDCVDGGFEGSYSNTQNPPRYTVNLTLGSRLFDERLSFGTRVIHNAGPISKLDKEWNVGLSAIQQLYRPATVVDLFASWQASEQFAVDLNVDNLTDRYYLDPLALGVMPAPGRIVRLALTWRY
- the exbD gene encoding TonB system transport protein ExbD, with translation MALRTARHDDDALEETHAINVTPFIDVMLVLLIIFMVAAPLATVDTAVDLPASSARPQPRENEPVFLTVQADLSLRVNDAAVTTDALPAALQRLTGGDREQRIYLRADRQVAYGDLMQTMNALRAAGYLKVALVGLEQPAP
- a CDS encoding DUF2789 domain-containing protein, whose translation is MITTEPRMTNLFLQLGLDASDAAIARFIVDHQLPAEVALVEAPYWNDGQRQFLAEQLKSDADWAIIVDELGEALHADAVAQQTGA
- a CDS encoding FecR family protein codes for the protein MSPPHIDPLPPPSASTESVAVQAQAWIAWLASGTVDDTGMQAFERWLAAPGHRRVFERERQLWRSVGPRPQATLAPPRRRARVRRWSLAAAAVLALAWVAPDAWLRLQSDHRTGTGIAEVALPDGSRAVLDADSAIAVQFDGQVRRIALLRGRAWFQVAPGQPQRFEVRAQGGVVEDISTAFAVSSDATGVQADVEQGQVRVAASDGGGWTWLQAGQRAAFAPGGRVQRLADEARDRIAAWRQGELLLDEVGVAEAVQRIGRYRRGPTFIRGDLAQLPAINAAFRIDRPEQALDALAGSAGLRVTRLPMGVAIVQVDARK
- a CDS encoding energy transducer TonB, encoding MSAGRAGHARWAGSLGIVLAIYAISIAATLWWIGRAPPAPASAPPEALMVELAPVAEAPPVPPTDIAQGPSQQEQHRPTPEPRPVRALALPPQPHPDGEAVAQRTPPPTEQTPADAHNVDQTLAPPDVQAKATQRYAAPQTMAGQRSDAQVTWQGLLLGHLEQHRRYPRGAERLRQQGVAYVRFAVDRQGNARNIRIGQSSGHPLLDAETLDTVRRGSPVPAPPPEIGGDPVEVMVPVAFFIRRR